From the genome of Alosa sapidissima isolate fAloSap1 chromosome 14, fAloSap1.pri, whole genome shotgun sequence, one region includes:
- the LOC121682333 gene encoding dihydroxyacetone phosphate acyltransferase-like isoform X4 translates to METLCTEKTPEPGAFLDILEERRRTSDISHALRTFSPQPYKGHPPITASALNQAVLDSQHLHSIVEEIATESGEPVEVIREKASGILNEMSHNLQLSSIRLLGYTLSKVFKRAFHTVLVNEDGLNQLRQAIQEHPVILLPNHRSYMDFLVLSYIMFTYDLSMPVIAAGIALMDMMFFAPLLRRSGAFFIRRAIRADKLYWAVLSEYVRTIVRTGYAPVEFYIEGYRSRTLKSLNPKLGMIHMVLEPFFNGEVDDISLVPISISYDRVIEESLLAHELLGFPKPKESTMGLLKAWNVLANDNGSMHVCFGQPISVRELAKGRINFSQHNQVPREMPQNPSEETQEFVSVMGHGVVRLQERGMVISPWSLMATILLQSPEGLGLDTLTQRTTWLRDIVLDWDIVLDWPAQVSDEEVISSNISRHRSMVCCEGGRVLLIEEQGPDGEESITPETAVFRRASIMLMCVSYRNQALHIFVRPALVALAIATTSSTKKEDVFTHFKFLQELFSNEFVFVPGMATEDFKEGCSLLVKCGVLQASDQELVVIEHGTDTASFLRAILQPFLETYQTIKSTKSCD, encoded by the exons ATGGAGACTCTG TGTACAGAGAAAACACCTGAACCAGGTGCATTCCTGGATAttctggaggagaggagaaggaccAGTGACATAAGCCATGCCCTAAGAACCTTTTCTCCCCAGCCTTATAAAGGACATCCACCTATCACAGCTAGTGCTCTAAACCAAGCAGTACTGGACTCGCAGCACTTGCACTCTATTGTAGAGGAg ATTGCCACAGAAAGTGGAGAACCTGTGGAGGTCATCAGAGAGAAGGCTTCTGGGATACTCAATGAGATGTCACACAATCTGCAGCTCAGCTCTATTCGACTGTTAGGATACACACTCAGCAAGGTGTTCAAAAGAGCCTTCCATACAGTCCTGGTGAATGAGGATGGCCTGAACCAG CTTCGACAGGCCATTCAGGAGCACCCAGTCATCTTGTTGCCCAATCATAGGAGCTATATGGACTTCCTGGTTCTTTCTTACATCATGTTCACCTATGACCTCTCCATGCCTGTCATTGCTGCAGGAATTG CTCTCATGGACATGATGTTCTTTGCTCCATTACTGCGGCGTTCTGGAGCATTTTTTATCCGTCGGGCAATCAGGGCAGATAAGCTCTACTGGGCAGTGCTGTCAGAGTATGTCAGAACCATTGTGAGG ACTGGTTATGCCCCTGTGGAGTTCTACATTGAAGGATATCGGAGTCGAACACTGAAGTCTCTGAATCCCAAATTGG gtatgATTCACATGGTTCTGGAGCCTTTTTTTAATGGTGAGGTGGATGACATCAGCCTGGTGCCAATCAGCATCAGTTATGATCGGGTAATTGAAGAGTCTCTACTGGCCCATGAACTGCTGGGATTTCCCAAACCAAAAGAGTCCACTATG GGTCTCCTAAAAGCTTGGAATGTTCTGGCAAATGATAACGgctccatgcatgtgtgttttggtcAGCCCATCTCTGTCAGAGAGCTTGCTAAGGGGAGGATCAACTTTTCGCAGCATAACCAAGTACCCAG AGAAATGCCTCAGAATCCCAGTGAGGAGACTCAGGAGTTTGTGAGCGTCATGGGCCATGGAGTGGTGCGTCTGCAGGAGAGAGGCATGGTCATCAGCCCCTGGAGCCTCATGGCCACCATCCTGCTCCAGAGCCCTGAGGGCCTAGGCTTGGACACCCTCACCCAGCGCACCACCTGGCTGCGGGATATCGTTCTGGACTGGGATATCGTTCTGGACTGGCCTG CACAGGTTTCTGATGAGGAAGTGATATCATCCAACATATCCCGCCACCGGTCGATGGTTTGCTGTGAGGGGGGCCGAGTGCTTCTGATAGAGGAGCAGGGTCCTGATGGGGAGGAATCCATCACTCCAGAGACTGCCGTGTTCAGGCGTGCGTCCATCATGCTCATGTGTGTCTCCTACAGGAACCAGGCACTGCACATCTTTGTGCGGCCTGCCCTGGTTGCTCTCGCTatagcaaccacttccagcaCCAAAAAGG AGGATGTCTTCACACACTTCAAATTTCTACAGGAGCTTTTCTCCAATGAGTTTGTCTTTGTGCCTGGAATGGCTACTGAG GACTTTAAGGAGGGTTGTTCGCTGCTGGTGAAGTGTGGCGTACTTCAGGCTTCAGATCAAGAGCTTGTTGTGATAGAACATGGTACAGACACAGCTTCCTTTCTTAGGGCCATCCTCCAgccattcttagaaacatatcAG ACCATTAAATCAACAAAGTCATGTGACTGA
- the LOC121682333 gene encoding dihydroxyacetone phosphate acyltransferase-like isoform X2, translating to METLCTEKTPEPGAFLDILEERRRTSDISHALRTFSPQPYKGHPPITASALNQAVLDSQHLHSIVEEIATESGEPVEVIREKASGILNEMSHNLQLSSIRLLGYTLSKVFKRAFHTVLVNEDGLNQLRQAIQEHPVILLPNHRSYMDFLVLSYIMFTYDLSMPVIAAGIALMDMMFFAPLLRRSGAFFIRRAIRADKLYWAVLSEYVRTIVRTGYAPVEFYIEGYRSRTLKSLNPKLGMIHMVLEPFFNGEVDDISLVPISISYDRVIEESLLAHELLGFPKPKESTMPISVRELAKGRINFSQHNQVPREMPQNPSEETQEFVSVMGHGVVRLQERGMVISPWSLMATILLQSPEGLGLDTLTQRTTWLRDIVLDWDIVLDWPAQVSDEEVISSNISRHRSMVCCEGGRVLLIEEQGPDGEESITPETAVFRRASIMLMCVSYRNQALHIFVRPALVALAIATTSSTKKEDVFTHFKFLQELFSNEFVFVPGMATEDFKEGCSLLVKCGVLQASDQELVVIEHGTDTASFLRAILQPFLETYQVVFRHMTEDGVVVFAEKQYIPAVRSYCLKLILAGELQTYEALSSDMQKNVLYTLVRMTAVTKTKVGDQNEFRVDKAAIQRIADILGSIGSHVV from the exons ATGGAGACTCTG TGTACAGAGAAAACACCTGAACCAGGTGCATTCCTGGATAttctggaggagaggagaaggaccAGTGACATAAGCCATGCCCTAAGAACCTTTTCTCCCCAGCCTTATAAAGGACATCCACCTATCACAGCTAGTGCTCTAAACCAAGCAGTACTGGACTCGCAGCACTTGCACTCTATTGTAGAGGAg ATTGCCACAGAAAGTGGAGAACCTGTGGAGGTCATCAGAGAGAAGGCTTCTGGGATACTCAATGAGATGTCACACAATCTGCAGCTCAGCTCTATTCGACTGTTAGGATACACACTCAGCAAGGTGTTCAAAAGAGCCTTCCATACAGTCCTGGTGAATGAGGATGGCCTGAACCAG CTTCGACAGGCCATTCAGGAGCACCCAGTCATCTTGTTGCCCAATCATAGGAGCTATATGGACTTCCTGGTTCTTTCTTACATCATGTTCACCTATGACCTCTCCATGCCTGTCATTGCTGCAGGAATTG CTCTCATGGACATGATGTTCTTTGCTCCATTACTGCGGCGTTCTGGAGCATTTTTTATCCGTCGGGCAATCAGGGCAGATAAGCTCTACTGGGCAGTGCTGTCAGAGTATGTCAGAACCATTGTGAGG ACTGGTTATGCCCCTGTGGAGTTCTACATTGAAGGATATCGGAGTCGAACACTGAAGTCTCTGAATCCCAAATTGG gtatgATTCACATGGTTCTGGAGCCTTTTTTTAATGGTGAGGTGGATGACATCAGCCTGGTGCCAATCAGCATCAGTTATGATCGGGTAATTGAAGAGTCTCTACTGGCCCATGAACTGCTGGGATTTCCCAAACCAAAAGAGTCCACTATG CCCATCTCTGTCAGAGAGCTTGCTAAGGGGAGGATCAACTTTTCGCAGCATAACCAAGTACCCAG AGAAATGCCTCAGAATCCCAGTGAGGAGACTCAGGAGTTTGTGAGCGTCATGGGCCATGGAGTGGTGCGTCTGCAGGAGAGAGGCATGGTCATCAGCCCCTGGAGCCTCATGGCCACCATCCTGCTCCAGAGCCCTGAGGGCCTAGGCTTGGACACCCTCACCCAGCGCACCACCTGGCTGCGGGATATCGTTCTGGACTGGGATATCGTTCTGGACTGGCCTG CACAGGTTTCTGATGAGGAAGTGATATCATCCAACATATCCCGCCACCGGTCGATGGTTTGCTGTGAGGGGGGCCGAGTGCTTCTGATAGAGGAGCAGGGTCCTGATGGGGAGGAATCCATCACTCCAGAGACTGCCGTGTTCAGGCGTGCGTCCATCATGCTCATGTGTGTCTCCTACAGGAACCAGGCACTGCACATCTTTGTGCGGCCTGCCCTGGTTGCTCTCGCTatagcaaccacttccagcaCCAAAAAGG AGGATGTCTTCACACACTTCAAATTTCTACAGGAGCTTTTCTCCAATGAGTTTGTCTTTGTGCCTGGAATGGCTACTGAG GACTTTAAGGAGGGTTGTTCGCTGCTGGTGAAGTGTGGCGTACTTCAGGCTTCAGATCAAGAGCTTGTTGTGATAGAACATGGTACAGACACAGCTTCCTTTCTTAGGGCCATCCTCCAgccattcttagaaacatatcAG GTGGTTTTCCGTCATATGACTGAGGATGGTGTTGTGGTATTTGCCGAGAAACAGTACATACCTGCGGTCCGTTCTTACTGTCTGAAACTCATCCTTGCTG GTGAACTCCAGACGTATGAGGCTTTGTCCTCGGACATGCAAAAGAATGTCCTCTACACACTGGTGAGGATGACCGCTGTAACTAAAACAAAAGT AGGTGACCAGAACGAGTTTAGAGTCGACAAAGCTGCCATCCAGAGAATTGCAGACATTTTGGGATCCATTGGGAGCCATGTGGTGTAA
- the zmp:0000001138 gene encoding RLA class II histocompatibility antigen, DP alpha-1 chain — protein MGSILALNLLVSLLQFSQNMAWTDYKAVSILAYTRLTSRDSVEQGVLVLVNEAVFAYFNATEKTFLLRSTAMAGFSVLEAEERMYCVSEVINAFPRQQDYLDKLIKQTNGAKPPKLSPSVNVYSHFPAMPGSPNYLYCYATGFYPGDIEISFVLNGRPFPGPTESSDLVYGEDWTFRVFKYISILPLPGEVYECFVNHSSLAQPKITVWRPEVSKTIGASVWLTAVVAAACGGALGCFMSVFVWRQRNVTK, from the exons ATGGGTAGCATTCTCGCACTAAATCTGTTGGTTTCACTGTTGCAGTTTTCACAAAATATGGCATGGACAG ATTACAAAGCCGTCAGCATCCTCGCCTATACCAGGTTGACTAGCAGGGACTCCGTGGAACAAGGAGTACTCGTCCTCGTGAATGAGGCTGTGTTTGCATACTTTAACGCCACTGAGAAAACCTTCCTGCTTCGGTCTACTGCGATGGCAGGCTTTTCTGTACTGGAAGCAGAAGAAcgtatgtattgtgtgtctgaGGTCATCAACGCCTTTCCACGCCAACAAGACTATCTGGACAAGTTGATCAAGCAGACTAATGGTGCCAAGCCGCCTAAAC TGAGCCCTTCAGTTAATGTATACAGCCATTTTCCTGCAATGCCAGGAAGTCCTAACTACCTCTACTGCTATGCCACTGGCTTCTACCCTGGAGATATAGAGATCAGCTTTGTTCTCAATGGACGTCCATTCCCTGGTCCTACAGAGTCTTCTGATTTAGTGTATGGGGAGGACTGGACCTTCAGAGTGTTTAAATATATCAGCATCCTCCCCCTACCCGGAGAGGTGTATGAGTGCTTTGTCAACCACAGCAGCCTCGCTCAACCTAAAATAACTGTCTGGC GGCCAGAAGTGTCAAAGACGATTGGGGCATCCGTTTGGTTGACCGCTGTGGTGGCTGCAGCTTGTGGGGGAGCATTGGGCTGcttcatgtctgtgtttgtatggagACAGAGAAATGTTACAAAGTAG
- the LOC121682333 gene encoding dihydroxyacetone phosphate acyltransferase-like isoform X1, with product METLCTEKTPEPGAFLDILEERRRTSDISHALRTFSPQPYKGHPPITASALNQAVLDSQHLHSIVEEIATESGEPVEVIREKASGILNEMSHNLQLSSIRLLGYTLSKVFKRAFHTVLVNEDGLNQLRQAIQEHPVILLPNHRSYMDFLVLSYIMFTYDLSMPVIAAGIALMDMMFFAPLLRRSGAFFIRRAIRADKLYWAVLSEYVRTIVRTGYAPVEFYIEGYRSRTLKSLNPKLGMIHMVLEPFFNGEVDDISLVPISISYDRVIEESLLAHELLGFPKPKESTMGLLKAWNVLANDNGSMHVCFGQPISVRELAKGRINFSQHNQVPREMPQNPSEETQEFVSVMGHGVVRLQERGMVISPWSLMATILLQSPEGLGLDTLTQRTTWLRDIVLDWDIVLDWPAQVSDEEVISSNISRHRSMVCCEGGRVLLIEEQGPDGEESITPETAVFRRASIMLMCVSYRNQALHIFVRPALVALAIATTSSTKKEDVFTHFKFLQELFSNEFVFVPGMATEDFKEGCSLLVKCGVLQASDQELVVIEHGTDTASFLRAILQPFLETYQVVFRHMTEDGVVVFAEKQYIPAVRSYCLKLILAGELQTYEALSSDMQKNVLYTLVRMTAVTKTKVGDQNEFRVDKAAIQRIADILGSIGSHVV from the exons ATGGAGACTCTG TGTACAGAGAAAACACCTGAACCAGGTGCATTCCTGGATAttctggaggagaggagaaggaccAGTGACATAAGCCATGCCCTAAGAACCTTTTCTCCCCAGCCTTATAAAGGACATCCACCTATCACAGCTAGTGCTCTAAACCAAGCAGTACTGGACTCGCAGCACTTGCACTCTATTGTAGAGGAg ATTGCCACAGAAAGTGGAGAACCTGTGGAGGTCATCAGAGAGAAGGCTTCTGGGATACTCAATGAGATGTCACACAATCTGCAGCTCAGCTCTATTCGACTGTTAGGATACACACTCAGCAAGGTGTTCAAAAGAGCCTTCCATACAGTCCTGGTGAATGAGGATGGCCTGAACCAG CTTCGACAGGCCATTCAGGAGCACCCAGTCATCTTGTTGCCCAATCATAGGAGCTATATGGACTTCCTGGTTCTTTCTTACATCATGTTCACCTATGACCTCTCCATGCCTGTCATTGCTGCAGGAATTG CTCTCATGGACATGATGTTCTTTGCTCCATTACTGCGGCGTTCTGGAGCATTTTTTATCCGTCGGGCAATCAGGGCAGATAAGCTCTACTGGGCAGTGCTGTCAGAGTATGTCAGAACCATTGTGAGG ACTGGTTATGCCCCTGTGGAGTTCTACATTGAAGGATATCGGAGTCGAACACTGAAGTCTCTGAATCCCAAATTGG gtatgATTCACATGGTTCTGGAGCCTTTTTTTAATGGTGAGGTGGATGACATCAGCCTGGTGCCAATCAGCATCAGTTATGATCGGGTAATTGAAGAGTCTCTACTGGCCCATGAACTGCTGGGATTTCCCAAACCAAAAGAGTCCACTATG GGTCTCCTAAAAGCTTGGAATGTTCTGGCAAATGATAACGgctccatgcatgtgtgttttggtcAGCCCATCTCTGTCAGAGAGCTTGCTAAGGGGAGGATCAACTTTTCGCAGCATAACCAAGTACCCAG AGAAATGCCTCAGAATCCCAGTGAGGAGACTCAGGAGTTTGTGAGCGTCATGGGCCATGGAGTGGTGCGTCTGCAGGAGAGAGGCATGGTCATCAGCCCCTGGAGCCTCATGGCCACCATCCTGCTCCAGAGCCCTGAGGGCCTAGGCTTGGACACCCTCACCCAGCGCACCACCTGGCTGCGGGATATCGTTCTGGACTGGGATATCGTTCTGGACTGGCCTG CACAGGTTTCTGATGAGGAAGTGATATCATCCAACATATCCCGCCACCGGTCGATGGTTTGCTGTGAGGGGGGCCGAGTGCTTCTGATAGAGGAGCAGGGTCCTGATGGGGAGGAATCCATCACTCCAGAGACTGCCGTGTTCAGGCGTGCGTCCATCATGCTCATGTGTGTCTCCTACAGGAACCAGGCACTGCACATCTTTGTGCGGCCTGCCCTGGTTGCTCTCGCTatagcaaccacttccagcaCCAAAAAGG AGGATGTCTTCACACACTTCAAATTTCTACAGGAGCTTTTCTCCAATGAGTTTGTCTTTGTGCCTGGAATGGCTACTGAG GACTTTAAGGAGGGTTGTTCGCTGCTGGTGAAGTGTGGCGTACTTCAGGCTTCAGATCAAGAGCTTGTTGTGATAGAACATGGTACAGACACAGCTTCCTTTCTTAGGGCCATCCTCCAgccattcttagaaacatatcAG GTGGTTTTCCGTCATATGACTGAGGATGGTGTTGTGGTATTTGCCGAGAAACAGTACATACCTGCGGTCCGTTCTTACTGTCTGAAACTCATCCTTGCTG GTGAACTCCAGACGTATGAGGCTTTGTCCTCGGACATGCAAAAGAATGTCCTCTACACACTGGTGAGGATGACCGCTGTAACTAAAACAAAAGT AGGTGACCAGAACGAGTTTAGAGTCGACAAAGCTGCCATCCAGAGAATTGCAGACATTTTGGGATCCATTGGGAGCCATGTGGTGTAA
- the zmp:0000001006 gene encoding major histocompatibility complex class I-related gene protein isoform X2, producing the protein MSYLSDEFTYQQYIGCAFNRQGPVGRFWRYGFNTKDIMQVDLKNEAVVAVSDEGNFMAEERQSKVYFKDKEYKLMRICSAVNTVFLQSNNSLSKDAKPTVRVSLEESEGKEYIMCSVQGFSPNTISVRWVYKGKIVHFARTTTGLLPRKDGTFQITSYLTLGNKTLQDIVCETEHISIEGTLQATLDDKYSMGILVGVGILSFFLACLTPVGVTAFISCMKRRPQSSLNDSLEQSSDNSVNPASVSLMDIEPQADQDPVA; encoded by the exons ATGAGCTACCTCAGTG ATGAATTCACCTATCAACAGTATATTGGCTGTGCCTTCAATCGCCAGGGCCCGGTTGGGCGCTTTTGGCGTTATGGATTTAATACTAAAGACATTATGCAAGTGGATCTGAAGAATGAGGCTGTTGTGGCTGTAAGTGATGAGGGCAATTTTATGGCAGAAGAAAGACAAagtaaagtttatttcaaaGACAAGGAATATAAACTGATGAGGATATGTTCTGCAGTAAATACGGTCTTCTTGCAGTCCAACAACTCCCTCTCCAAAGATG CTAAACCCACTGTCAGAGTGTCTTTGGAAGAGTCGGAGGGTAAGGAGTACATCATGTGCTCTGTACAGGGATTCTCCCCAAACACCATTAGCGTGCGCTGGGTTTATAAAGGAAAAATTGTGCACTTTGCTAGAACAACCACTGGGCTTCTGCCTCGCAAAGATGGAACATTCCAGATCACCAGTTATCTGACTCTGGGGAACAAGACACTTCAGGACATTGTCTGTGAGACAGAGCACATCAGCATTGAAGGAACTTTACAGGCCACCCTTG ACGACAAGTATTCAATGGGAATCTTAGTTGGAGTTGGCATCCTGTCATTCTTTCTGGCATGCCTGACACCAGTGGGTGTAACTGCTTTTATTTCCTGTATGAAGAGGAGGCCCCAGAGCTCACTTAATGACTCTTTGGAACAGTCTAGTGATAACAGTGTTAACCCTGCTTCTGTGAGTCTAATGGATATCGAGCCTCAGGCGGATCAGGACCCAGTGGCATAA
- the zmp:0000001006 gene encoding major histocompatibility complex class I-related gene protein isoform X3, which produces MQVDLKNEAVVAVSDEGNFMAEERQSKVYFKDKEYKLMRICSAVNTVFLQSNNSLSKDAKPTVRVSLEESEGKEYIMCSVQGFSPNTISVRWVYKGKIVHFARTTTGLLPRKDGTFQITSYLTLGNKTLQDIVCETEHISIEGTLQATLDDKYSMGILVGVGILSFFLACLTPVGVTAFISCMKRRPQSSLNDSLEQSSDNSVNPASVSLMDIEPQADQDPVA; this is translated from the exons ATGCAAGTGGATCTGAAGAATGAGGCTGTTGTGGCTGTAAGTGATGAGGGCAATTTTATGGCAGAAGAAAGACAAagtaaagtttatttcaaaGACAAGGAATATAAACTGATGAGGATATGTTCTGCAGTAAATACGGTCTTCTTGCAGTCCAACAACTCCCTCTCCAAAGATG CTAAACCCACTGTCAGAGTGTCTTTGGAAGAGTCGGAGGGTAAGGAGTACATCATGTGCTCTGTACAGGGATTCTCCCCAAACACCATTAGCGTGCGCTGGGTTTATAAAGGAAAAATTGTGCACTTTGCTAGAACAACCACTGGGCTTCTGCCTCGCAAAGATGGAACATTCCAGATCACCAGTTATCTGACTCTGGGGAACAAGACACTTCAGGACATTGTCTGTGAGACAGAGCACATCAGCATTGAAGGAACTTTACAGGCCACCCTTG ACGACAAGTATTCAATGGGAATCTTAGTTGGAGTTGGCATCCTGTCATTCTTTCTGGCATGCCTGACACCAGTGGGTGTAACTGCTTTTATTTCCTGTATGAAGAGGAGGCCCCAGAGCTCACTTAATGACTCTTTGGAACAGTCTAGTGATAACAGTGTTAACCCTGCTTCTGTGAGTCTAATGGATATCGAGCCTCAGGCGGATCAGGACCCAGTGGCATAA
- the LOC121682333 gene encoding dihydroxyacetone phosphate acyltransferase-like isoform X3: protein METLCTEKTPEPGAFLDILEERRRTSDISHALRTFSPQPYKGHPPITASALNQAVLDSQHLHSIVEEIATESGEPVEVIREKASGILNEMSHNLQLSSIRLLGYTLSKVFKRAFHTVLVNEDGLNQLRQAIQEHPVILLPNHRSYMDFLVLSYIMFTYDLSMPVIAAGIALMDMMFFAPLLRRSGAFFIRRAIRADKLYWAVLSEYVRTIVRTGYAPVEFYIEGYRSRTLKSLNPKLGMIHMVLEPFFNGEVDDISLVPISISYDRVIEESLLAHELLGFPKPKESTMGLLKAWNVLANDNGSMHVCFGQPISVRELAKGRINFSQHNQVPREMPQNPSEETQEFVSVMGHGVVRLQERGMVISPWSLMATILLQSPEGLGLDTLTQRTTWLRDIVLDWDIVLDWPAQVSDEEVISSNISRHRSMVCCEGGRVLLIEEQGPDGEESITPETAVFRRASIMLMCVSYRNQALHIFVRPALVALAIATTSSTKKEDVFTHFKFLQELFSNEFVFVPGMATEDFKEGCSLLVKCGVLQASDQELVVIEHGTDTASFLRAILQPFLETYQKPLLHYHRSIIIYFDLPLTVTTVYTFNDAILLPILKTIKSTKSCD, encoded by the exons ATGGAGACTCTG TGTACAGAGAAAACACCTGAACCAGGTGCATTCCTGGATAttctggaggagaggagaaggaccAGTGACATAAGCCATGCCCTAAGAACCTTTTCTCCCCAGCCTTATAAAGGACATCCACCTATCACAGCTAGTGCTCTAAACCAAGCAGTACTGGACTCGCAGCACTTGCACTCTATTGTAGAGGAg ATTGCCACAGAAAGTGGAGAACCTGTGGAGGTCATCAGAGAGAAGGCTTCTGGGATACTCAATGAGATGTCACACAATCTGCAGCTCAGCTCTATTCGACTGTTAGGATACACACTCAGCAAGGTGTTCAAAAGAGCCTTCCATACAGTCCTGGTGAATGAGGATGGCCTGAACCAG CTTCGACAGGCCATTCAGGAGCACCCAGTCATCTTGTTGCCCAATCATAGGAGCTATATGGACTTCCTGGTTCTTTCTTACATCATGTTCACCTATGACCTCTCCATGCCTGTCATTGCTGCAGGAATTG CTCTCATGGACATGATGTTCTTTGCTCCATTACTGCGGCGTTCTGGAGCATTTTTTATCCGTCGGGCAATCAGGGCAGATAAGCTCTACTGGGCAGTGCTGTCAGAGTATGTCAGAACCATTGTGAGG ACTGGTTATGCCCCTGTGGAGTTCTACATTGAAGGATATCGGAGTCGAACACTGAAGTCTCTGAATCCCAAATTGG gtatgATTCACATGGTTCTGGAGCCTTTTTTTAATGGTGAGGTGGATGACATCAGCCTGGTGCCAATCAGCATCAGTTATGATCGGGTAATTGAAGAGTCTCTACTGGCCCATGAACTGCTGGGATTTCCCAAACCAAAAGAGTCCACTATG GGTCTCCTAAAAGCTTGGAATGTTCTGGCAAATGATAACGgctccatgcatgtgtgttttggtcAGCCCATCTCTGTCAGAGAGCTTGCTAAGGGGAGGATCAACTTTTCGCAGCATAACCAAGTACCCAG AGAAATGCCTCAGAATCCCAGTGAGGAGACTCAGGAGTTTGTGAGCGTCATGGGCCATGGAGTGGTGCGTCTGCAGGAGAGAGGCATGGTCATCAGCCCCTGGAGCCTCATGGCCACCATCCTGCTCCAGAGCCCTGAGGGCCTAGGCTTGGACACCCTCACCCAGCGCACCACCTGGCTGCGGGATATCGTTCTGGACTGGGATATCGTTCTGGACTGGCCTG CACAGGTTTCTGATGAGGAAGTGATATCATCCAACATATCCCGCCACCGGTCGATGGTTTGCTGTGAGGGGGGCCGAGTGCTTCTGATAGAGGAGCAGGGTCCTGATGGGGAGGAATCCATCACTCCAGAGACTGCCGTGTTCAGGCGTGCGTCCATCATGCTCATGTGTGTCTCCTACAGGAACCAGGCACTGCACATCTTTGTGCGGCCTGCCCTGGTTGCTCTCGCTatagcaaccacttccagcaCCAAAAAGG AGGATGTCTTCACACACTTCAAATTTCTACAGGAGCTTTTCTCCAATGAGTTTGTCTTTGTGCCTGGAATGGCTACTGAG GACTTTAAGGAGGGTTGTTCGCTGCTGGTGAAGTGTGGCGTACTTCAGGCTTCAGATCAAGAGCTTGTTGTGATAGAACATGGTACAGACACAGCTTCCTTTCTTAGGGCCATCCTCCAgccattcttagaaacatatcAG AAACCCTTACTACACTACCACAGAAGTATAATTATCTATTTCGACCTCCCGCTGACCGTCACCACGGTTTACACATTCAATGATGCCATCCTTCTACCTATCCTCAAGACCATTAAATCAACAAAGTCATGTGACTGA
- the zmp:0000001006 gene encoding major histocompatibility complex class I-related gene protein isoform X1, protein MIIQLCAILLGLSSLNARDEFTYQQYIGCAFNRQGPVGRFWRYGFNTKDIMQVDLKNEAVVAVSDEGNFMAEERQSKVYFKDKEYKLMRICSAVNTVFLQSNNSLSKDAKPTVRVSLEESEGKEYIMCSVQGFSPNTISVRWVYKGKIVHFARTTTGLLPRKDGTFQITSYLTLGNKTLQDIVCETEHISIEGTLQATLDDKYSMGILVGVGILSFFLACLTPVGVTAFISCMKRRPQSSLNDSLEQSSDNSVNPASVSLMDIEPQADQDPVA, encoded by the exons ATGATCATTCAGCTTTGTGCAATTTTGCTTGGACTGTCCTCGCTTAACGCAAGAG ATGAATTCACCTATCAACAGTATATTGGCTGTGCCTTCAATCGCCAGGGCCCGGTTGGGCGCTTTTGGCGTTATGGATTTAATACTAAAGACATTATGCAAGTGGATCTGAAGAATGAGGCTGTTGTGGCTGTAAGTGATGAGGGCAATTTTATGGCAGAAGAAAGACAAagtaaagtttatttcaaaGACAAGGAATATAAACTGATGAGGATATGTTCTGCAGTAAATACGGTCTTCTTGCAGTCCAACAACTCCCTCTCCAAAGATG CTAAACCCACTGTCAGAGTGTCTTTGGAAGAGTCGGAGGGTAAGGAGTACATCATGTGCTCTGTACAGGGATTCTCCCCAAACACCATTAGCGTGCGCTGGGTTTATAAAGGAAAAATTGTGCACTTTGCTAGAACAACCACTGGGCTTCTGCCTCGCAAAGATGGAACATTCCAGATCACCAGTTATCTGACTCTGGGGAACAAGACACTTCAGGACATTGTCTGTGAGACAGAGCACATCAGCATTGAAGGAACTTTACAGGCCACCCTTG ACGACAAGTATTCAATGGGAATCTTAGTTGGAGTTGGCATCCTGTCATTCTTTCTGGCATGCCTGACACCAGTGGGTGTAACTGCTTTTATTTCCTGTATGAAGAGGAGGCCCCAGAGCTCACTTAATGACTCTTTGGAACAGTCTAGTGATAACAGTGTTAACCCTGCTTCTGTGAGTCTAATGGATATCGAGCCTCAGGCGGATCAGGACCCAGTGGCATAA